The genomic segment AGCTTGCTGTTCATATCAACTTTGATACCGATGCCCGAACCCTGACCATTGAAGACAATGGTATCGGTATGAATCGGGAAGACGTGATCAGCCATCTGGGTACGATTGCCAAATCCGGCACCGCTGAGTTTCTTGGCAAGCTGACCGGAGATCAAAAGCAGGACTCCCAGCTGATCGGCCAGTTTGGTGTGGGGTTTTACTCAGCCTTTATTGTCGCTGACAAGGTGGTGGTTGATACCCGTCGTGCGGGCGAGTCGGCTGAGCAAGGTATTCGCTGGGAATCCGCTGGTGAAGGTGAGTTTTCACTGGAAACCATCGACAAGCCCGAGCGCGGCACCCGTATTACCCTGCACCTGAAAGCGGATGAAGCCGAGTTTGCCGACAACTACCGTTTGCGTTCGCTGATCAAAAAATATTCTGATCATATTGCCGTCCCCGTGTTCTTGCCGCCGGAAATCAGTGCGGACGACGACGCTGCCGATGCTGAAGCCAGCAAGGCACCAGAAGCCGTCAACCAGGCCAAGGCGATGTGGACGCGCTCGCGCTCGGAACTGACTGACGAAGAATACCAGGAGTTCTACAAACACATTTCCCACGACTGGAATGAGCCGCTGACCTGGATGCATAACCGGGTGGAAGGCAAACTGGATTACACCAGCCTGCTGTATATTCCGTCGAAGGCTCCGTTTGATATGTGGAATCGGGATACAGCCCGTGGTCTGAAGCTGTATGTGCAACGTGTCTTTATTATGGACGATGCCGAGCAGTTCCTGCCGCTGTACCTGCGCTTCGTTAAGGGTGTGCTGGATTCCAATGACCTGTCTCTCAACGTCTCGCGTGAAATCCTGCAGCAAGACAAACAGGTCGACAGCATGCGCTCGGCACTGGTCAAACGTATCCTGGATACCCTGACCAAACTGGCGAAAAACGACAGTGACAAATACCAGCAGTTTTGGGACGAGTTCGGCGATGTGCTGAAAGAAGGCCCGGCTGAAGATTTTGCCAACAAGGAAAAGATTGCCGCGTTATTCCGTTTTGCCACCTCAACCAGTGGCAGCGAAGCCCAGACGGTTGGTTTGGCAGACTATGTTGCGCGCATGCAGGAAGGGCAGAAAAAAGTTTATTACATCACGGCTGAATCCTACGCCGCTGGTATGGGTAGCCCGCACATCGAGTATTTCCGTAAAAAGGGTATCGAAGTCCTGTTGCTGACGGATCGGGTAGATGAATGGATGGTCGGCCATCTGAATGAATTTGATGGCAAATCCTTCCAGGACATCACCAAAGGTGAGCTGGATCTTGATGAGCTCGCCGATGAAGACGAAAAGAAACAGCAGGAAACGCTGCAGGAAAGCCACAAGAACCTGACCGAACGGCTGGAAAAGGTATTGCCTGAGGTTAAATCTGTGCGTGTAACCTCTCGTCTGACGGATTCACCGGCCTGTTTGGTGGTTGGCCAGTTTGATATGGGCGGTCACATGCGGCGGATGCTGGAAGCGGCTGGCCAGAAAATGCCTGAACCGGAAATTACTCTGGAAATCAATCCGACTCACCCGTTGATCGAGCGGCTGGACAATGAACCGGATGAAGATCGTTTTGCCGAACTGGCAGGACTGATCCATGCTCAGGCCCAGTTAGCGGAAGGTAGCCAGCTGAAAAATCCGGCTGAATATGTCGGCAAGCTGAACAAGCTGCTGTTGGATCTGATGAAATAAGGCTGCCAGAAAGAGCGTCTCGACACCATACCATCGTGTGGTGTCGATCTTCCCCGTATTCCGTCAGTTTTTGTAATCAGTGCATGTTACCGATTGCCGGGCACTGCTAAGATGCCCGCACTTGTTCTTTGATGTCCCGGCCGCTGTTCTGCGGTTCGGGTTTTACTCTTTTCGGGGGAATTATGAAGGGAATTGCTCAGGCTATGCGTCGGGTTATTACTGGTTCCACATTGGCATGTCTGGCGGTCTCTGCCCAGGCCGGTGGTGCGCTGGATCTCAGCTTGGCAGACGATGCTGTACGGGTTGCTTATGATGCCACCCAGGCCGGTTCCGGTTTGCACATCAACCTGTCAGCACTGCATCACATGGATGATGGCAACATGCTGGGAGCCGGTGTGCATGTGGTCGATTTACGCAAACCTCACAGCAATCTGTATATCGGGCTGGGTGCCAAGGCGTTTGCCTTTGATACCGATCATTACAGCGGTGCCGCGCTGGGTGTCGGTGGTTTCTTCCGGGCAGCGCTACCGACTCAGCCGGATGTCAGTGTTGCCGGTTATGCCTATTACGCGCCCCCGGTTGTCTCTTTTGGCGATGCGGAAAATCTGATCAGCAGTGACTTGCGTGCCCAGTATGCCGTTATTCCTACCGCCCGTATCTACACCGGTTATCGTTACAACGGTATCCGGATGGAGGGCATGGATAAACGTTACAAATTGGGCGATGGCTGGCACTTTGGCCTGACTCTGGACTTCTGATCAATGGCCGCAATCAACTGGGTTGGCCAGACCAACCAACGCCTGTATCAATGCCGACTGTTGCAGGAGCAAATCTGTGCCGGGCAGGAACCTGCGTTGCAGCAGGCGCTGGACGATGCGGCCTTGCTCCAGCTGTTCGCGGCCTATCGTTGTTATCTTAATGAGTTGGCGCTGGCTGCCGGGGTAACAAACCGGGTTGACTCACTGACTCAGTTATTACAACAAACCGCGCTGGTCACTGGGGATATGCGTCAATGGCAAGCATTGTCAGCGGATACGTTCAGTTGGTTTTGTCGGTTTTTGCAGGTCGTGGAGCAGCTCGGCTGGCCGGATACGCAGGCGGTAGATTCGTCGCTGGCGACGGAAGTGTCCGGGTTGATTGCGTCGTCAGCTAGCAGTGATGAAGACGATAGTGTGTCTCACTGGTTGGCAAGTTTTCATCGGTTGATTGATGAACAGCGCGCCAATCAGCGCGAATCCTGATCTTCACTCGTTTTCCACGGGTGTAGTCTGCCCGGATTTCCTGTTTGATGTGATGCTTGTAACGACGAGCGAGCGTGCTGCAATACAAGGGTGGCACGCTATGTTTCGCGTGTGTTCGCTCCGGTTATGTTAAACTCGTTGACCATTTTTCGTGAGACGGTATATGGCACGCTTTTTCGAGATTATTGAGCTTTCCAATGGGGACGTTGCGTTGCGTCGGGCTGATGAGCAAGACGGCGATGCACTGATGCGGATTCACTTTTCAGAGGATGCCAAGGCCAGCTTGAGTGAGCACCATATGGATGTTGCGCGTGTCATGCTGGAAGCGGGTGTCCGCAAGGTCAGTGAGCTGTCTGGTATGGATGTCGACGATGACTTTGATGTAGCAGAGCATACGTATTCGCTGCATTAAATCACGCGCTGATGATCAACCATAAAACGGGTAGCCTTGCTGCCCGTTTTTTTTTGCGCTGAATAAGCTCAGGGGTTTTGGCGAATCTGTACCAGCACGACATGACTGCCACTCTGGCGTGCCAACTCACGGAGTTGTCGACGTTGATGCTGGCTGATGTCACCTTGCCATTCGATGATCAAATGGCTGTTGCCGCTGGCGAGGATCCGTTGGCACAACACTTTCTGGGTATCTGCACACAGGTCAATATGCACCACGGGTGCCTTGTCGAGATTCATACTGGCCAGCCATTGTTTGTTCAGCGTCCGGTTCGGGCTTAGCCACATCAGCCAGCGATCACTGGAATTGCAGTGGGCCAGTATGGGCAGTAACTGCAGCGGCTGAATGGTGCTGTCATCCGATACAATCACCTCGGTCAGGCTGCCAGACGGTCTTGGCCTGGTTTTCAGTGGCACGGCATTCGTAAACGGCAAAGCGGGCTGACGATCGACTGGCAAGCT from the Candidatus Thalassolituus haligoni genome contains:
- the htpG gene encoding molecular chaperone HtpG, yielding MTVASKETLGFKTEVKQLLHLMIHSLYSNKEIFLRELISNASDACDKLRFEALQNDALFEGQSELAVHINFDTDARTLTIEDNGIGMNREDVISHLGTIAKSGTAEFLGKLTGDQKQDSQLIGQFGVGFYSAFIVADKVVVDTRRAGESAEQGIRWESAGEGEFSLETIDKPERGTRITLHLKADEAEFADNYRLRSLIKKYSDHIAVPVFLPPEISADDDAADAEASKAPEAVNQAKAMWTRSRSELTDEEYQEFYKHISHDWNEPLTWMHNRVEGKLDYTSLLYIPSKAPFDMWNRDTARGLKLYVQRVFIMDDAEQFLPLYLRFVKGVLDSNDLSLNVSREILQQDKQVDSMRSALVKRILDTLTKLAKNDSDKYQQFWDEFGDVLKEGPAEDFANKEKIAALFRFATSTSGSEAQTVGLADYVARMQEGQKKVYYITAESYAAGMGSPHIEYFRKKGIEVLLLTDRVDEWMVGHLNEFDGKSFQDITKGELDLDELADEDEKKQQETLQESHKNLTERLEKVLPEVKSVRVTSRLTDSPACLVVGQFDMGGHMRRMLEAAGQKMPEPEITLEINPTHPLIERLDNEPDEDRFAELAGLIHAQAQLAEGSQLKNPAEYVGKLNKLLLDLMK
- a CDS encoding DUF6586 family protein, coding for MAAINWVGQTNQRLYQCRLLQEQICAGQEPALQQALDDAALLQLFAAYRCYLNELALAAGVTNRVDSLTQLLQQTALVTGDMRQWQALSADTFSWFCRFLQVVEQLGWPDTQAVDSSLATEVSGLIASSASSDEDDSVSHWLASFHRLIDEQRANQRES
- a CDS encoding YfaZ family outer membrane protein, with product MKGIAQAMRRVITGSTLACLAVSAQAGGALDLSLADDAVRVAYDATQAGSGLHINLSALHHMDDGNMLGAGVHVVDLRKPHSNLYIGLGAKAFAFDTDHYSGAALGVGGFFRAALPTQPDVSVAGYAYYAPPVVSFGDAENLISSDLRAQYAVIPTARIYTGYRYNGIRMEGMDKRYKLGDGWHFGLTLDF
- a CDS encoding cell division inhibitor SulA, giving the protein MRQLSLPVDRQPALPFTNAVPLKTRPRPSGSLTEVIVSDDSTIQPLQLLPILAHCNSSDRWLMWLSPNRTLNKQWLASMNLDKAPVVHIDLCADTQKVLCQRILASGNSHLIIEWQGDISQHQRRQLRELARQSGSHVVLVQIRQNP